A region of Myxococcus stipitatus DSM 14675 DNA encodes the following proteins:
- a CDS encoding YqaA family protein codes for MPDAAILTAWGLPGLFLVAMLAGSVVPIPSEALLAALIYGGAPPVLATSVATVGNVVGALSLYLLGKWVSRGGGGALGRWYARRRASEGPRMERVEARLRTWGAPALLMSWLPIVGDAFVIAGGVVGVRPLPFVVFVTAGKGLRYLFVALSTAASL; via the coding sequence ATGCCCGACGCCGCCATCCTCACTGCCTGGGGTCTTCCCGGACTCTTTCTCGTCGCGATGCTCGCGGGCTCGGTGGTGCCCATTCCCTCGGAGGCGCTGCTGGCGGCGCTCATCTACGGCGGCGCGCCGCCGGTGCTGGCCACGAGCGTGGCGACGGTGGGCAACGTGGTGGGAGCCCTGTCGCTCTACCTGCTGGGGAAGTGGGTGTCGCGGGGCGGAGGAGGCGCGCTGGGCCGCTGGTACGCGCGCCGCCGCGCCAGCGAGGGGCCCCGGATGGAGCGGGTCGAGGCACGCCTGCGCACCTGGGGCGCCCCCGCGCTCCTGATGTCGTGGCTGCCCATCGTCGGGGATGCGTTCGTCATCGCCGGAGGCGTGGTGGGAGTGCGCCCGCTGCCCTTCGTCGTGTTCGTCACAGCGGGCAAGGGATTGCGTTATCTGTTCGTCGCTCTCTCCACCGCCGCGTCGCTGTAG